The Porites lutea chromosome 7, jaPorLute2.1, whole genome shotgun sequence genome includes the window gcgcgtatattaaggacagtacttacagttcaaatatacagtcagtatactagaaaaaatctcgatttgctcgaacaggggccgcgaggaatcggtaggtaatgataatgtttctattgtttgcgcccgcaagtacgaaatggttaggatgacgtaaagacagaaaatcccgaagggaccgcgtaggtagattttgtgacatttattgtgcagtcaaaCTTCGATACTatttgcgttacgcagtgacattctgtggagcagttgttttgaaagttatggaccaaaagacactcgttaagcgcagatgaggttataagatgcgtttaactgtgtatatataaacacttggagagtttgccagacacgagttcacaaatctttgatttatattggaaaccttgccagacactctttctctctctcggaccggaataagactcagccccaaacaagcaagacgagtgaacaacggctagcttatctctagcagattgatggacaattacagaaattcgccgacaatcaaattctgtgctgacttattccctgctcacagatgtccttccgttatcaagtttcaaataagactagaatgcgcaaGCGCGAATCGATCAActgtccttttaatttctaaggcttactttccggcataTAAAacgaactgaatgtaaaaagtgaaagagaaatagtgaaaaattcaacttctaattaactcttttcttatggttgAGAATAAACttttctcgaaactgagaatgttttgatcaaagctgtgtaaatcgagctgaaccttgcgtttcctgtatttatctcacctattgtatggacttcattatgaatcggtatatttcaaagagctacacaaccatcaagaatactattgaccgacaatatacagaacgggggcagctttagtgtcaactattactagtgttatataacatgtgtcatgttatgttatgttatgtaacatatgtcatgttatgttatgttttgttGAATATCtaccaggcttgatgttctaacagaaTAGAACATAACATGTTACATAACATGTGTCATCTTATGTTAcataacgtgtgtcatgttatgttatataacatgtgtcatgttacgttatataacatgtgtcatgttatgttataacgtgtgtcatgttacgttatataacgtgtgtcatgttatgttatataacatgtgtcatgttatgttatgttatgttatgacatctaaattgtatttcatttcaatccaattgtgaaaattccgttttatttgctttgggtGAGAAATTTAACACTAAATATGTTATATAaagtgtcatgttatgttatataacatgtcatgttacgttatataacatgtgcCAGCCATGttacgttatataacatgtgtcatgttatgttatataacatgtgtcatgttatgttatataacagatgtcatgttatgttatataacatatgccatgttatgttatataacatatgtcatgttatgttatataacataaagtatgttgttatgttatatgacataaaatatgttatgttatgttatgacatctaaattgtatttcatttcaatgcaattgtgaaaattccgttttatttgctttgggtGAGAAATTACTTCATCTGTACTTCATCTATGCTTCGTCTATATTTCATCTAtgcttcatttgtacttcataTGTATACATTTGTAAACTTCACGTAAACTTCATTTGTACTTAATCTGGACTTCATCTGCACTTCATCTGTAGTTGATCTGTACTTTAtctgtacttcatttgtactttatctgtacttcatctgtacttcatttgtactttatgtgtacttcatttgtacttcatttgtacttcatttgtacttcatctgtacttcatttgtacttcatttgtacttcatttgtacttcatctgtactttatctgtacttcatctgtacttcatttgtactttatGTGTACTTCATTTGCACTTTATgtgtacttcatttgtacttcatttgtacttcatctgtacttcatttgtacttcatctgtacttcatctgtacttcattaattttgtacttcatttgtacttcatttgtacttcatttgtacttcatctgtacttcatttttacttcatttgtacttcatttgtacttcatctgtacttcatttgtacttcatctgtacttcatctgtacttcattaattttgtacttcatttgtacttcatttgtacttcatttgtacttcatttgtacttcatctgtacttcatctgtacttcatttttacttcatttgtacttcatctgtactttatttgtacttcatttgtaccTCATTTGTACCtcatttgtacttcatctgTACTTTATTTGTACTTCATTTCTACCtcatttgtacttcatctgTACTTCATCTGTACTTCATCTGCACTTCATCTGTACTTCAtctgtacttcatttgtacttcatttgtacctaatttgtacttcatctgtacttcatttgtacttcatttttacctcatttgtacttcatctgtactttatttgtacttcatttgtacttcatctgtagttcatttgtacttcatttctacctcatttgtacttcatttgtacctcatttgtacttcatctgTACTTTATTTGTACTTCATTTCTACCTCATTTGTACCtcatttgtacttcatctgTACTTTATTTGTACTTCATTTCTACctcatttgtacttcatttgtactttatTTGTACTTCATTTCTACCtcatttgtacttcatctgTACTTTATTTGTACTTCATTTCTACCtcatttgtacttcatctgTACTTTATTTGTACTTCATTTCTACctcatttgtacttcatttgtacttcatttgtacttcatctgtacttcatctgtacttcatttgtacctcatctgtacttcatttgtacttcatttgtacttcaactgtacttcatttgtacttcatctgtacttcatctgtacttcatttgtacttcatttgtacttcatctgtacttcatttgtacctcatttgtacttcatttgtacttcatctgtacttcatttgtacttcatttgtgcctcatttgtacttcatctgtacttcatctgtacttcatttgtacttcatctgtacttcatttgtacttcatttgtacttcatttgtacttcatttgtacttcatctgtacttcatctgtacttcatttgtacttcatctgtacttcatctgtacttcatttgtacctcatttgtacttcatttgtacttcatctgtactttatctgtacttcatttgtacttcatttgCACTTCATCTGttcttcatttgtacttcatttgtacttcatctgtacttcatttgtacttcatttcAATGATTTGTACTTCATATATACCATATCTGTACGTAATTTCTACTTCATCTGTCCATAATCTATACTTTATCTGTACTTCATTTGTATTTCATCTGTACCTCATCTATGCTTTATTTGTATTTCATCTGTACTTTATTTGTACTTTATCTGTACCtcgtctattttttattttgatttgatttgtttttcatctTTACTTAATTTGTACGTCATCTATATTTCATGTCTTCTTCATCTGTGCTTCATATACAATTCATTATAGGTAGATCAGCTTAGGAATACAATCGATGGCGACCATCATTTAAAATCTATCAAGTGTTTACTGGACATAGATCACTTAAAAACAGGTTGAGGCACCGAGCACCTCTGTGGATGTGGAATAAGACTTATTTGTTCTGATTACAAAACAATGTCCACTCAATGTgacgattttacttaaaactgcatttttacAAACTTCGATCCAAAGTCAGTCAGTGTTGAAAGTTATATAGCATTCGGACAAGCataaatcacttttaaggagattgaaatacatgtatatctgtatagtctccgaaaaactgtattAACACAcgttaaaagatattcaaactACGTTTAAAATAATCTGTGGTTTTGTAGGGGTAAACTGGATATTCAAAAAAGGTCCCTATACAACTCGCTTACAGTTCCCGAGTTAAAGATAGTCGGCACACATGTTATATATGCCACTGTAAATTTAAAACCACCGGTAAAACGCTGCGCAAATATCCTTGCCCAACGCCAGCTCAATGCTGATTAGTGAAAATTGATAAATTTCAGAAAGACTCGGCTCGAAGTAAAGCTGTGGAATAAGATACCACGGATCTTTCtgagaaagctttcaaaaggGTTCTCCGCAAATTGCTATTTGATATCTTAGAAAAGGAGGGTGACTATATTCAAATCCCCATGATTATTAAAAAAGTAGGTACAGAGATACACTGGCTAAAGGTTTTAATGTCTGCTTTTTTTTCCGTGTTATCATTTAAGAATCAGTGACTCCTTGTCTTAATGCATTGTTCGTCAGTAACCGCTGTGTTAATTAGACCACTTAACTTCtgtgttttattcatttttagtgCAATCTGCAAGGCTTTCTAATAgtttaaagtttttgtttttattggttaatttgTGCTATTCATGTACTTGACTAGCCCTGCCAtgactacaatcggcgacaaaattgttgagacattgtacttaaatagggtgacttcagagaacaaaagaatccgcacccctcccctgtcccctccatt containing:
- the LOC140944574 gene encoding uncharacterized protein, whose protein sequence is FYLICTSSVLHLYFICTSSVLHLYFICTSFVPNLYFFYLICTSFVLHLYFICTSSVLHLYLICTSFVLHLYFNCTSFVLHLYFICTSFVLHLYFICTSFVPHLYFICTSSVLHLYFICASFVLHLYFICTSFVDQLRNTIDGDHHLKSIKCLLDIDHLKTG